In Aequorivita sp. H23M31, a single window of DNA contains:
- a CDS encoding class I SAM-dependent methyltransferase: MQKEDEAWYASWFNTPYYHLLYKDRDHREAALFMNTLTSYLNLKENDSILDLACGRGRHSKYLSRRGFDVTGVDLSEESIAYAKQFENINLHFAVHDMCVPYPQKFDAVFNLFTSYGYFKNDIDNLRTIKSIKAELKPGGYGVIDFLNVKLAIDNLVPREKKKVGGITFEIEKYIENGFIFKNIRFNDKGENHSYTERVKALTLKDFQTFFKQAEVEIKAVFGDYHLADFDEKTSERLILIFH; encoded by the coding sequence ATGCAAAAAGAAGACGAAGCTTGGTACGCGTCGTGGTTCAACACACCTTATTACCATCTGCTTTACAAAGATAGGGACCATCGAGAGGCTGCTCTTTTTATGAATACCCTTACAAGCTATTTAAATCTGAAAGAAAATGACAGTATTCTGGACCTTGCTTGCGGAAGGGGCCGTCATTCCAAATATTTATCCAGGAGGGGATTTGATGTAACGGGAGTAGATCTTTCAGAAGAAAGCATAGCCTACGCCAAGCAGTTTGAAAATATAAATCTACATTTTGCCGTTCACGATATGTGCGTTCCATATCCACAAAAATTTGATGCCGTATTCAATCTATTTACAAGCTATGGCTATTTTAAAAACGATATCGACAATCTAAGAACGATCAAATCTATAAAAGCAGAATTAAAACCAGGAGGTTATGGAGTAATCGATTTTCTGAACGTAAAATTGGCAATTGATAATTTGGTGCCCCGAGAAAAAAAGAAGGTAGGGGGAATTACTTTTGAAATTGAAAAGTATATTGAAAACGGATTTATCTTTAAAAATATCCGATTTAACGATAAGGGAGAAAACCACTCCTATACGGAACGAGTAAAAGCACTGACTTTAAAAGATTTCCAAACATTTTTTAAACAAGCTGAAGTAGAAATAAAGGCTGTTTTTGGCGACTATCATTTAGCAGATTTTGATGAAAAAACCTCGGAAAGGTTGATACTAATATTCCATTGA
- a CDS encoding THUMP domain-containing class I SAM-dependent RNA methyltransferase, with translation MAMNFKMVAKTLFGLEELLAQELRQLGGSSIEIGIRNVSFEGDTGFMYKANLCCRTAIKILKPITVFNIFTEEDLYKKIYDIEWEQYMDVNGTLAVNATVFSDVFTHSQYIALKTKDAIVDRFRDKTGERPNVDLDHPTLRINIHIDRNICTVSLDSSGESLHKRGYKTESVFAPINEVLAAGIIMLSGWNGQCDLLDPMCGGGTILTEAAMIACNIPPNLNREEFGFETWPDFDVDLYEMIEAAALKKIRDFSHKIYGYDLDAIAIKKAKENIKNANLQEFIEVEQQDFFESEKEKAAPSYIIFNPPYDERLSLNDAENFYSSIGNTLKRGYPGTQAWMITSNMEALKFVGLRPSKKIKLFNGKLEARLVRYEMYEGSRKAAKQ, from the coding sequence ATGGCAATGAATTTTAAAATGGTCGCAAAAACTCTATTCGGACTAGAGGAGCTTTTGGCTCAAGAACTTCGTCAACTCGGGGGCTCATCCATCGAAATAGGAATCCGGAATGTTTCATTTGAAGGTGATACAGGGTTTATGTACAAAGCCAACCTATGCTGCCGAACTGCTATAAAGATTTTAAAACCTATTACTGTCTTTAATATTTTCACGGAAGAAGATCTTTATAAGAAGATTTATGATATTGAATGGGAACAATATATGGATGTAAACGGAACACTCGCCGTAAATGCTACAGTGTTTTCCGATGTATTTACACATTCACAATATATTGCCCTAAAGACAAAAGATGCCATTGTTGATCGTTTTCGGGATAAAACGGGCGAGCGGCCTAACGTAGATTTAGACCATCCTACTCTCCGAATAAACATTCATATAGATCGGAACATCTGTACGGTTTCACTGGATAGTTCAGGAGAATCCTTGCATAAAAGGGGCTATAAAACCGAAAGCGTTTTCGCTCCAATAAATGAAGTTTTAGCAGCTGGTATTATTATGCTTTCTGGATGGAATGGCCAATGCGATCTTCTTGATCCCATGTGTGGTGGAGGAACAATTCTTACCGAGGCAGCGATGATTGCCTGTAATATTCCACCTAATTTAAATAGAGAGGAATTTGGATTTGAAACCTGGCCGGATTTTGATGTCGATCTATATGAAATGATCGAAGCAGCGGCACTTAAAAAGATTCGTGATTTCTCCCATAAAATCTATGGATATGATCTTGATGCCATCGCCATTAAAAAAGCCAAGGAAAATATTAAAAATGCAAATCTGCAAGAGTTTATAGAAGTGGAACAGCAGGACTTTTTTGAGAGTGAAAAAGAAAAAGCAGCTCCGTCGTACATCATTTTCAACCCTCCCTACGATGAACGCCTTTCTTTAAACGATGCAGAAAATTTTTACAGTTCTATTGGCAATACATTAAAACGAGGTTATCCGGGGACACAAGCCTGGATGATAACCTCAAATATGGAAGCCTTGAAATTTGTAGGCCTACGGCCCTCAAAGAAAATAAAGCTCTTTAATGGAAAGCTGGAGGCCAGACTAGTTCGATATGAAATGTACGAGGGAAGCAGAAAGGCTGCGAAGCAGTGA
- a CDS encoding ZIP family metal transporter, protein MNYLLLFLAVVAGYIVALILRKKDLKNMEVFMAFSGAFLLSITVFELLPKVFESPSKSIGVYIMLGILLQIFLEFFSKGAEHGHVHLHSENKHFPWILFISLSIHAFMEGFPISEENNLLVAIIIHKIPVAIILSFFFITAGYKQSTTLFFLFFFGVMTPLGNFISNHYEFVHQYETQITAVVIGIFLHVSTTILFESSKNHKFHPAKMAAVIVAIGMAYLL, encoded by the coding sequence ATGAACTATCTTTTATTGTTTTTGGCCGTAGTAGCCGGCTACATTGTGGCTCTTATTCTACGAAAAAAGGATTTAAAAAACATGGAGGTCTTTATGGCCTTTAGTGGAGCTTTTTTACTTTCCATAACGGTATTTGAACTCCTTCCAAAAGTCTTTGAATCTCCATCTAAAAGCATCGGCGTGTATATTATGCTTGGGATTCTCCTACAAATATTTCTGGAGTTTTTCTCTAAAGGAGCAGAGCATGGCCACGTTCACCTACACTCTGAAAACAAGCATTTTCCCTGGATCTTGTTTATTAGCTTGAGCATTCACGCTTTTATGGAAGGGTTCCCCATTTCCGAAGAAAATAATTTATTGGTTGCAATTATTATCCATAAAATTCCAGTTGCCATTATATTATCCTTCTTTTTTATAACAGCTGGCTACAAGCAATCGACTACCCTGTTCTTTTTATTTTTCTTTGGAGTCATGACTCCTTTGGGAAACTTTATTTCCAACCATTACGAATTTGTACATCAATACGAAACCCAGATAACCGCAGTGGTGATTGGAATATTTCTGCACGTTTCAACAACTATCCTATTTGAAAGTTCGAAAAACCACAAATTCCATCCTGCAAAAATGGCCGCTGTAATTGTGGCAATCGGGATGGCATATCTTCTTTAA